The Danio aesculapii chromosome 8, fDanAes4.1, whole genome shotgun sequence genome window below encodes:
- the LOC130233384 gene encoding taste receptor type 2 member 40, which yields MSTDVGNVLFFVGVGFVGVSGNIFNLIFSVQQQVKTRSIQTVGLILDVISISNIILVLSTLAMVVSVFLNAHIWCIKPYPLGLRFEMYLMMTCGFISFWAIAWLSLFYCIKVVNFSSESFRTLKKNISTVINTAVTVSCLFSFVLFLPAFSLDLPDSADKNISETNSTTCPQPTFTLQIDINAYAAVVLFLICPIPLMIMLPTSIRMVVHLCAHTLALQKNQTQVQGSDSYLLVCKLTISLVGVYLSTLFMVALYFIVKVLGAFITYQALVSAFTFYCGMTSVLLTASNRYLKDTLWSLFCCRKAKEPASKSQTVVTQDV from the coding sequence ATGAGCACCGATGTTGGCAACGTTCTTTTTTTCGTTGGAGTTGGGTTTGTTGGTGTTTCTGGAAACATATTCAACCTTATCTTTAGCGTACAACAGCAAGTGAAAACCAGATCCATTCAGACAGTGGGCTTGATCCTAGATGTCATCTCCATCAGCAACATCATCTTGGTACTTTCCACTCTTGCCATGGTGGTCAGTGTGTTTCTGAATGCCCACATTTGGTGCATCAAGCCATATCCTCTTGGTCTCCGTTTTGAAATGTATCTAATGATGACTTGCGGCTTCATCAGCTTCTGGGCCATTGCTTGGCTGAGTCTCTTCTACTGCATCAAAGTTGTGAATTTCTCCTCCGAGAGCTTCCGAACGCTGAAGAAGAACATCTCAACTGTGATCAACACTGCGGTGACGGTGAGCTGCTTGTTCTCCTTTGTGCTATTCCTTCCAGCGTTCAGCCTCGATCTTCCAGATTCAGCAGATAAAAATATCAGCGAGACAAATAGCACAACCTGTCCACAGCCGACTTTCACCCTACAGATTGACATAAATGCATATGCAGCTGTTGTCCTGTTCCTCATTTGCCCAATCCCTCTGATGATCATGTTGCCCACCTCTATCAGAATGGTGGTCCATCTGTGCGCCCACACGCTGGCACTCCAGAAGAACCAGACACAGGTGCAGGGATCAGACTCGTATCTCCTGGTGTGCAAACTCACCATCTCCTTGGTGGGAGTTTACCTGTCCACTCTATTTATGGTGGCATTGTATTTCATTGTAAAGGTTTTGGGGGCATTTATCACATATCAAGCCCTAGTAAGTGCCTTTACTTTTTATTGTGGAATGACTTCAGTACTCCTGACGGCTTCAAACAGGTATCTGAAAGATACGCTCTGGAGTCTGTTCTGTTGTAGGAAGGCAAAGGAGCCAGCTAGCAAAAGTCAGACAGTTGTGACACAGGACGTCTGA
- the LOC130233635 gene encoding taste receptor type 2 member 40 — translation MSTDVSDILFFLGVGIVGVSGNIFNLIFTIQQQVKTRTVQTVGLILDVISISNIILALAILSMVVGVFLNAHIWCIKPYPLGLRLEIYLMLNCGFISFWAIAWLSLFYCIKVVNFSSESFRTLKKNISTVINTAVLLSCLFSCLFFIPVFSLDAVDSGEQNDNADGNVTCPMPSFTIQMNQDAYSAAVLFLLCPIPLMIMLPTSVRMVVHLCAHTRALKKNQTQVQGSDSYLLVCKLTISLVGVYLFNLFFVCLFILMKLIGAYITYQYLVSAFTFYCGVTSVLLTASNRYLKDKLWSLFCCRKAKEPASKSHTVVTGDV, via the coding sequence ATGAGCACTGACGTTAGCGACATTCTTTTTTTCCTTGGAGTTGGGATTGTTGGTGTTTCTGGAAACATATTCAACCTAATTTTCACTATACAACAGCAAGTGAAAACCAGAACCGTTCAGACTGTGGGCTTAATCCTTGATGTCATCTCAATCAGCAACATCATCTTAGCACTTGCCATTCTCAGCATGGTGGTCGGCGTCTTTCTAAATGCCCACATTTGGTGCATCAAGCCATATCCTCTTGGTCTCCGTCTTGAAATCTATCTAATGTTGAATTGTGGCTTCATCAGCTTCTGGGCCATTGCTTGGCTGAGTCTCTTTTACTGCATCAAAGTTGTGAATTTCTCCTCCGAGAGCTTCCGAACGCTGAAGAAGAACATCTCAACTGTGATCAACACTGCGGTGCTGCTGAGCTGCTTGTTCTCCTGCTTGTTTTTCATCCCAGTGTTCAGCCTTGATGCTGTGGATTCAGGAGAACAAAACGACAATGCAGATGGTAACGTGACCTGTCCAATGCCTTCTTTCACTATACAGATGAACCAAGATGCATACTCAGCCGCTGTCCTGTTCCTCCTCTGCCCGATCCCACTGATGATCATGTTGCCCACCTCTGTCAGAATGGTGGTCCATCTGTGCGCCCACACACGGGCACTCAAGAAGAACCAGACACAGGTGCAGGGATCAGACTCGTATCTCCTTGTGTGCAAACTCACCATCTCCTTAGTGGGAGTTTACCTGTTCAATCTAttctttgtgtgtttgttcatcCTTATGAAGCTAATTGGGGCATATATCACATATCAATACCTAGTCAGTGCTTTTACCTTTTACTGTGGAGTGACTTCAGTACTCCTGACGGCTTCAAACAGGTATCTGAAAGATAAGCTCTGGAGTCTGTTCTGTTGCAGGAAAGCAAAGGAGCCAGCTAGTAAAAGCCACACAGTTGTGACAGGGGATGTTTGA
- the p2rx7 gene encoding P2X purinoceptor 7 isoform X1, giving the protein MPCVLLNLCEYDTQKLVKIKSVKLGSLKWTLNGVILMFICIMMLWNKEYQEYDFVVSSVTTKVKGVAKITSPEVGDVWDVVDYSGPSQGKNSFFVATNAIITKNQKQGKCAEVLPNGKLCQTDKDCEKGFSDQHNHGVQTGACVKLDILKKTCEVTAWCPIENKKSPRPALLAAAENFTVMIKNNIRFPAFNYIRRNILSEMKDTDLKGCIYHRYKNPYCPIFRLGDIVAEAKEKFSEMAVEGGVIGIQINWDCDLNRFFHSCLPKYSFRRLDEKESNRTLYPGLNFRFARYSTVNGVEQRTLFKMYGIRFDVMVFGKAGKFSFIQLIIYIGSTLSYYAITTIFLDWLIGTGCYSKEAKQNYTERKFEAVQDREECFLCVSFVDEDNLRVVKKSRKKRLQETKPLSLHQRKNELASMKTLLSVLQCGQSRSEPVQNGQSCGLKVDENLPSRHSGRQNPDTPLLETSQSSSPSWCQCGSCRPAETLQEQLCCRLKKGRCITSSPLFSSLVVSRSVLENTLLFVDPLAELHEEAQLRHGAYAQFIRWRFGDSTPRDALPVIPSCCIWRIRAKYPSPDGTYSGLRPFQAITSQTELNR; this is encoded by the exons ATGCCTTGCGTTTTGCTAAACCTCTGTGAATACGACACGCAAAAACTCGTCAAAATCAAGAGTGTGAAACTTGGCTCGCTAAAATGGACGTTAAACGGAGTGATCTTGATGTTTATTTG TATCATGATGTTGTGGAATAAAGAATACCAGGAGTATGATTTTGTAGTGAGTTCTGTCACCACAAAGGTTAAGGGAGTTGCAAAGATTACCTCACCAGAAGTTGGAGACGTGTGGGATGTGGTGGACTATAGTGGACCATCTCAG GGGAAAAACTCATTTTTCGTCGCAACAAATGCAATTATCACAAAGAACCAAAAACAAGGTAAATGTGCAGAG GTCCTTCCAAACGGGAAGCTGTGTCAAACAGATAAAGACTGTGAGAAAGGGTTTTCTGACCAACATAACCATG gtGTTCAGACAGGTGCCTGCGTGAAGTTGGACATACTAAAGAAAACATGCGAAGTTACAGCTTGGTGCCCCATTGAGAACAAGAAGAGTCCCAG ACCTGCTCTTTTGGCTGCTGCAGAAAATTTCACTGTGATGATCAAGAATAACATCAGATTTCCAGCATTTAACTACATACG gAGAAACATCTTGTCTGAAATGAAGGACACTGACTTGAAAGGCTGCATCTATCACCGCTACAAAAATCCATACTGCCCCATATTCAGACTGGGAGACATTGTGGCTGAAGCCAAGGAGAAGTTTTCAGAGATGGCGGTGGAG GGTGGTGTGATTGGGATCCAGATCAACTGGGACTGTGACCTGAACCGCTTCTTTCACAGCTGTTTACCCAAATACTCCTTCCGTCGTCTGGATGAGAAAGAAAGTAACCGAACCCTGTACCCTGGACTCAACTTCAG GTTTGCGAGATACTCAACGGTGAATGGCGTGGAACAGCGCACTCTCTTCAAAATGTACGGCATTAGGTTTGATGTGATGGTGTTTGGGAAG GCTGGAAAGTTCAGCTTCATTCAGCTAATCATCTATATTGGATCTACACTCTCATATTATGCTATT ACAACTATATTTTTGGACTGGCTTATTGGTACTGGCTGTTACTCCAAAGAGGCAAAACAGAACTACACAGAGCGGAAGTTTGAGGCCGTACAAGACCGAGAAGAG TGCTTCCTTTGTGTGTCATTTGTGGATGAGGACAATTTAAGAGTGGTGAAAAAATCCCGAAAGAAAAGACTACAGGAGACTAAACCACTTTCCTTACACCAGCGCAAA AATGAGCTGGCCAGTATGAAGACTTTGTTGAGTGTCCTGCAATGTGGCCAAAGCAGAAGTGAGCCTGTACAGAACGGCCAGAGCTGCGGCCTCAAAGTAGACGAAAacctacccagcaggcacagtgGCAGACAAAACCCAGACACGCCATTACTGGAGACGTCACAATCTTCGTCTCCTTCCTGGTGTCAATGTGGCTCCTGCCGACCTGCTGAGACCTTACAGGAGCAACTGTGCTGCCGTTTGAAGAAAGGCCGCTGTATTACCTCTTCTCCGCTCTTTTCATCTCTGGTCGTCAGTCGCTCCGTCCTGGAGAACACTTTGCTTTTTGTGGACCCCCTCGCTGAGCTGCACGAGGAGGCTCAGCTCCGTCATGGGGCCTATGCTCAGTTCATCAGATGGCGGTTTGGCGACAGCACACCCAGAGATGCTCTTCCAGTAATACCCAGCTGCTGCATATGGAGGATCAGAGCAAAATATCCAAGCCCTGATGGCACATACAGTGGCCTTAGACCATTTCAGGCCATAACGTCTCAGACAGAACTCAACAGATAA
- the p2rx7 gene encoding P2X purinoceptor 7 isoform X2, translating into MWWTIVDHLRGKTHFSSQQMQLSQRTKNKVLPNGKLCQTDKDCEKGFSDQHNHGVQTGACVKLDILKKTCEVTAWCPIENKKSPRPALLAAAENFTVMIKNNIRFPAFNYIRRNILSEMKDTDLKGCIYHRYKNPYCPIFRLGDIVAEAKEKFSEMAVEGGVIGIQINWDCDLNRFFHSCLPKYSFRRLDEKESNRTLYPGLNFRFARYSTVNGVEQRTLFKMYGIRFDVMVFGKAGKFSFIQLIIYIGSTLSYYAITTIFLDWLIGTGCYSKEAKQNYTERKFEAVQDREECFLCVSFVDEDNLRVVKKSRKKRLQETKPLSLHQRKNELASMKTLLSVLQCGQSRSEPVQNGQSCGLKVDENLPSRHSGRQNPDTPLLETSQSSSPSWCQCGSCRPAETLQEQLCCRLKKGRCITSSPLFSSLVVSRSVLENTLLFVDPLAELHEEAQLRHGAYAQFIRWRFGDSTPRDALPVIPSCCIWRIRAKYPSPDGTYSGLRPFQAITSQTELNR; encoded by the exons ATGTGGTGGACTATAGTGGACCATCTCAG GGGAAAAACTCATTTTTCGTCGCAACAAATGCAATTATCACAAAGAACCAAAAACAAG GTCCTTCCAAACGGGAAGCTGTGTCAAACAGATAAAGACTGTGAGAAAGGGTTTTCTGACCAACATAACCATG gtGTTCAGACAGGTGCCTGCGTGAAGTTGGACATACTAAAGAAAACATGCGAAGTTACAGCTTGGTGCCCCATTGAGAACAAGAAGAGTCCCAG ACCTGCTCTTTTGGCTGCTGCAGAAAATTTCACTGTGATGATCAAGAATAACATCAGATTTCCAGCATTTAACTACATACG gAGAAACATCTTGTCTGAAATGAAGGACACTGACTTGAAAGGCTGCATCTATCACCGCTACAAAAATCCATACTGCCCCATATTCAGACTGGGAGACATTGTGGCTGAAGCCAAGGAGAAGTTTTCAGAGATGGCGGTGGAG GGTGGTGTGATTGGGATCCAGATCAACTGGGACTGTGACCTGAACCGCTTCTTTCACAGCTGTTTACCCAAATACTCCTTCCGTCGTCTGGATGAGAAAGAAAGTAACCGAACCCTGTACCCTGGACTCAACTTCAG GTTTGCGAGATACTCAACGGTGAATGGCGTGGAACAGCGCACTCTCTTCAAAATGTACGGCATTAGGTTTGATGTGATGGTGTTTGGGAAG GCTGGAAAGTTCAGCTTCATTCAGCTAATCATCTATATTGGATCTACACTCTCATATTATGCTATT ACAACTATATTTTTGGACTGGCTTATTGGTACTGGCTGTTACTCCAAAGAGGCAAAACAGAACTACACAGAGCGGAAGTTTGAGGCCGTACAAGACCGAGAAGAG TGCTTCCTTTGTGTGTCATTTGTGGATGAGGACAATTTAAGAGTGGTGAAAAAATCCCGAAAGAAAAGACTACAGGAGACTAAACCACTTTCCTTACACCAGCGCAAA AATGAGCTGGCCAGTATGAAGACTTTGTTGAGTGTCCTGCAATGTGGCCAAAGCAGAAGTGAGCCTGTACAGAACGGCCAGAGCTGCGGCCTCAAAGTAGACGAAAacctacccagcaggcacagtgGCAGACAAAACCCAGACACGCCATTACTGGAGACGTCACAATCTTCGTCTCCTTCCTGGTGTCAATGTGGCTCCTGCCGACCTGCTGAGACCTTACAGGAGCAACTGTGCTGCCGTTTGAAGAAAGGCCGCTGTATTACCTCTTCTCCGCTCTTTTCATCTCTGGTCGTCAGTCGCTCCGTCCTGGAGAACACTTTGCTTTTTGTGGACCCCCTCGCTGAGCTGCACGAGGAGGCTCAGCTCCGTCATGGGGCCTATGCTCAGTTCATCAGATGGCGGTTTGGCGACAGCACACCCAGAGATGCTCTTCCAGTAATACCCAGCTGCTGCATATGGAGGATCAGAGCAAAATATCCAAGCCCTGATGGCACATACAGTGGCCTTAGACCATTTCAGGCCATAACGTCTCAGACAGAACTCAACAGATAA